In the Xiphophorus hellerii strain 12219 unplaced genomic scaffold, Xiphophorus_hellerii-4.1 PGA_scaffold_78__1_contigs__length_500000, whole genome shotgun sequence genome, one interval contains:
- the LOC116716659 gene encoding solute carrier family 25 member 45-like isoform X1: protein MPFLEFVAGSISGAVGIAVGHPLDTVKVRLQAKSVYKGIFDCVTKTYLNEGFHGFFKGMSFPVLTTGLVNSIVFGSYSNALDYLSQSDRRLTSHRNQVSSLQVFTAGCFSGMVQVLVCAPIDLVKVRLQGQTTAERYRGPIHCVAVILQQEGVRGLYRGGAALALRDVPCYGLYFLPYELIRKALTETGEEPGTFAILMAGGVAGVVTWACATPMDVVKARLQMSGAGGQQYSGVLHCMRVSLKEEGVRVFFKGLLLNSVRAFPVNAVTFLTYESLLKSFCPSGK from the exons ATGCCGTTTTTGGAGTTCGTAGCTGGGAGCATTTCAG GTGCAGTGGGAATCGCAGTGGGACATCCGTTGGACACAGTGAAG GTGCGTCTGCAAGCCAAGTCTGTGTATAAAGGGATATTTGACTGTGTGACCAAGACATACTTGAACGAAGGA TTCCACGGATTCTTCAAGGGCATGTCCTTCCCTGTTTTGACCACTGGCCTTGTCAACTCCATTGTCTTTGGCTCCTACAGTAATGCTTTAGATTACCTCTCTCAGTCTGATCGTCGTCTCACCAGCCACCGCAACCAAGTGTCTTCACTACAAGTCTTTACTGCGGGTTGCTTTTCAGGCATGGTGCAG GTGCTGGTTTGTGCCCCGATTGATCTGGTGAAGGTGCGTCTGCAGGGTCAAACAACGGCCGAGCGGTACCGTGGACCCATACACTGTGTGGCAGTCATACTCCAACAGGAGGGGGTCAGGGGTCTCTATAGAGGAGGGGCGGCTCTGGCTCTGAGGGACGTACCATGCTACGGACTCTATTTCCTGCCTTATGAGCTCATTCGTAAGGCCCTGACTGAGACCGGAGAAGAGCCAG GTACCTTTGCCATACTGATGGCAGGAGGCGTGGCAGGTGTGGTGACCTGGGCATGTGCCACGCCCATGGACGTCGTGAAAGCTCGGCTCCAGATGTCTGGAGCCGGTGGTCAGCAGTACAGCGGGGTCCTGCACTGCATGAGAGTGAGCTTGAAGGAGGAAGGAGTCAGAGTCTTCTTCAAAGGCCTCCTGCTGAACAGTGTCAGGGCGTTCCCCGTCAACGCCGTGACCTTCCTGACCTACGAGAGTCTGCTGAAGAGCTTCTGTCCATCAGGCAAATAG
- the LOC116716659 gene encoding solute carrier family 25 member 45-like isoform X2 has product MSFPVLTTGLVNSIVFGSYSNALDYLSQSDRRLTSHRNQVSSLQVFTAGCFSGMVQVLVCAPIDLVKVRLQGQTTAERYRGPIHCVAVILQQEGVRGLYRGGAALALRDVPCYGLYFLPYELIRKALTETGEEPGTFAILMAGGVAGVVTWACATPMDVVKARLQMSGAGGQQYSGVLHCMRVSLKEEGVRVFFKGLLLNSVRAFPVNAVTFLTYESLLKSFCPSGK; this is encoded by the exons ATGTCCTTCCCTGTTTTGACCACTGGCCTTGTCAACTCCATTGTCTTTGGCTCCTACAGTAATGCTTTAGATTACCTCTCTCAGTCTGATCGTCGTCTCACCAGCCACCGCAACCAAGTGTCTTCACTACAAGTCTTTACTGCGGGTTGCTTTTCAGGCATGGTGCAG GTGCTGGTTTGTGCCCCGATTGATCTGGTGAAGGTGCGTCTGCAGGGTCAAACAACGGCCGAGCGGTACCGTGGACCCATACACTGTGTGGCAGTCATACTCCAACAGGAGGGGGTCAGGGGTCTCTATAGAGGAGGGGCGGCTCTGGCTCTGAGGGACGTACCATGCTACGGACTCTATTTCCTGCCTTATGAGCTCATTCGTAAGGCCCTGACTGAGACCGGAGAAGAGCCAG GTACCTTTGCCATACTGATGGCAGGAGGCGTGGCAGGTGTGGTGACCTGGGCATGTGCCACGCCCATGGACGTCGTGAAAGCTCGGCTCCAGATGTCTGGAGCCGGTGGTCAGCAGTACAGCGGGGTCCTGCACTGCATGAGAGTGAGCTTGAAGGAGGAAGGAGTCAGAGTCTTCTTCAAAGGCCTCCTGCTGAACAGTGTCAGGGCGTTCCCCGTCAACGCCGTGACCTTCCTGACCTACGAGAGTCTGCTGAAGAGCTTCTGTCCATCAGGCAAATAG